Proteins co-encoded in one Ziziphus jujuba cultivar Dongzao chromosome 9, ASM3175591v1 genomic window:
- the LOC107427945 gene encoding B2 protein, giving the protein MESLNSFWQLGDELRGQSKVSEDHKWLMVASKLAAQTRSKGERMNNLDLSNGPAETRSKDKFGYQEDNKFESLNFNMLNLESKITENVSKGSFRNGMYNMNAVYQKNNANIVGNITSNKYTGNNISTKDLNNNSNSNSNSSNNNENGNANNAVDKRFKTLPATETLPRNEVLGGYIFVCNNDTMQEDLKRQLFGLPPRYRDSVRAITPGLPLFLYNYTTHQLHGIFEAASFGGSNIDPTAWEDKKCKGESRFPAQVRIRIRKLCKALEEDAFRPVLHHYDGPKFRLELSVPETLDLLDLCEQAGTAA; this is encoded by the exons ATGGAGAGCTTGAACAGCTTTTGGCAATTAGGTGATGAACTTCGAGGGCAGTCCAAGGTCTCTGAGGATCACAAGTGGTTAATGGTTGCTTCAAAATTGGCTGCGCAGACAAGATCAAAGGGTGAGCGTATGAATAACcttgatctttcaaacggtCCTGCTGAAACAAGGTCAAAGGACAAATTTGGTTACCAAGAAGATAACAAATTTGAAAGCCTTAACTTCAACATGTTGAACTTGGAATCTAAAATAACTGAAAATGTGAGCAAAGGTTCCTTCAGAAATGGCATGTACAATATGAACGCTGTGTACCAGAAAAACAATGCGAACATTGTGGGTAACATTACCAGTAACAAGTATACTGGTAATAACATCAGCACTAAGGACTtaaacaacaacagcaacagcaaCAGCAACAGCAGCAATAACAATGAAAACGGCAACGCAAACAATGCTGTTGACAAAAGGTTCAAGACCTTGCCAGCGACTGAGACACTTCCGCGGAATGAGGTGCTTGGAGGATACATCTTTGTATGTAACAATGACACAATGCAGGAAGATTTAAAGCGGCAGTTATTTG GTTTACCTCCAAGATACAGGGATTCTGTTCGGGCAATAACACCAGGCTTGCCTCTGTTTCTCTACAACTATACTACTCACCAGTTGCATGGGATTTTTGAG GCAGCAAGTTTTGGTGGTTCAAACATTGATCCAACTGCCTGGGAAGATAAGAAGTGTAAAGGAGAGTCGAGGTTTCCTGCCCAG GTAAGGATCCGAATTAGAAAACTCTGTAAAGCTTTGGAAGAGGATGCATTTAGGCCAGTGTTGCATCACTATGATGGTCCCAAGTTTCGTCTGGAGCTATCAGTCCCAGAG ACATTGGATCTATTGGACCTATGCGAACAAGCAGGCACCGCAGCATAA
- the LOC107427927 gene encoding uncharacterized protein LOC107427927: MAPEAKLYGLREPLLLSSMSSFATHRFFGPFPSSVQFGPPKLSRLRVLAMVVKRSPKRLKYATPRFNKEDDLLYAEVDPSGADSWKLERVVNLLKEGAVGVIPTDTVYAMVCDVRNHSAIERLRRIKDIEPLKPLSILCHSFRDIDIYTTGFPCGDGQGHANIFRAVKHCLPGPYTFILTASKELPKQCIRYGTKVAKYASRKNVGVRIPDDAICQAILEKMDAPLISASVKSLKENEWILDPVVIADTYGPEGLDFVVDAGLRIADPSTVVDMTVNPPKIIRQGKGPKLPWMQTEDYNNNETDDGK, translated from the exons atggcTCCCGAAGCAAAATTGTACGGTCTCCGAGAACCTCTATTGCTCTCATCCATGTCCTCGTTCGCAACGCACCGTTTCTTTGGACCATTTCCAAGCTCCGTACAGTTTGGCCCACCTAAACTTTCTCGTCTCCGAGTTTTGGCTATGGTGGTTAAGAGAAGCCCTAAGCGTCTCAAATATGCAACTCCTCGCTTCAACAAG GAGGATGACTTGCTATATGCTGAGGTTGATCCATCTGGAGCGGACAGCTGGAAATTGGAAAGAGTTGTCAATCTTTTAAAAGAGGGAGCTGTAGGGGTCATTCCTACTGATACAGT GTATGCAATGGTCTGTGATGTGAGAAACCACTCAGCCATTGAACGTCTTCGAAG AATCAAAGACATTGAGCCTCTAAAG CCCCTTAGTATCTTATGCCACTCCTTTCGAGACATCGATATATATACAACAGGGTTCCCTTGTGGTGATGGCCAAGGTCATGCAAATATATTCCGTGCTGTTAAGCATTGCTTACCTGGTCCT TATACTTTTATTTTGACTGCAAGCAAAGAATTACCTAAACAGTGCATAAGGTATGGGACAAAAGTTGCCAAATATGCTTCAAGGAAAAATGTGGGTGTTCGTATTCCTGATGATGCCATATGTCAGGCAATACTGGAGAAGATGGATGCACCATTAATATCTGCAAG TGTCAAGAGCTTGAAGGAAAATGAGTGGATCTTAGATCCAGTTGTTATTGCTGATACATATGGACCAGAG GGCCTTGATTTTGTAGTTGATGCTGGGTTAAGAATAGCTGATCCATCAACCGTGGTTGACATGACTGTGAATCCTCCCAAAATCATACGACAAGGAAAG GGACCTAAATTACCGTGGATGCAAACGGaggattataataataatgaaaccgATGATGGAAAGTAA